A portion of the Vespula vulgaris chromosome 14, iyVesVulg1.1, whole genome shotgun sequence genome contains these proteins:
- the LOC127069206 gene encoding synaptic vesicle glycoprotein 2B-like translates to MGLDFLADGGADFEHAITVTGFGKFHYMLLAICGLIYMDTAIGVTILSFVLPAAQCDLEMDSTAKGWLTASPMLGMVVGSYIWGCLADTKGRKVVLIATLLMDGIVGVISSFVQYYWVFLVFRFFNGFAVTGAMGICFPYLGEFQPTKYRERCLCWMEMFWTVGVILLPLIAWLIVPLDLRYESEMFHFKSWNLFVALCALPSIVLGLWLFAFPESPKFLLECGEADAALEVFKWIYAQNTGQDPETYPVKCLQEKTNNKDKSTRSLKLHKKKDLKVLFSEVWELTMSLYKPPYLRNTLLACAIQFGLTSSYYTLMVWFPELFTRFEEFEHDNPGKTTSVCIVSALSDNATNLDPYGCETTIGVNVYLHTVYIGLACIPGSIILPIFVHKLGAKFFLILSLLVSGAVTVGFYFVINSTQNLILSCIFEALTSLGISLVYCIIVDMFPTNLRVMAAALSLTMGRLGALVGNLIFGYLIDLACIVPIVIFAAFLFLCGFLSFILPRTGKETLD, encoded by the exons ATGG gacTCGATTTCTTGGCAGACGGAGGTGCCGACTTCGAGCATGCAATCACCGTAACAG GATTTGGAAAGTTTCACTACATGTTACTGGCGATATGCGGGCTAATTTACATGGATACAGCCATCGGCGTTACAAtactctctttcgttttaccGGCTGCACAATGCGACCTGGAAATGGATTCCACTGCAAAAGGATGGCTAACGGCATCTCCAATGTTGG GTATGGTGGTTGGGTCATATATATGGGGATGCCTGGCTGATACCAAAGGTAGAAAAGTAGTACTGATAGCTACCTTATTAATGGACGGCATAGTCGGCGTCATTTCGTCGTTCGTCCAATATTATTGGGTCTTTCTAGTCTTCCGGTTTTTCAATGGATTCGC GGTGACTGGTGCGATGGGAATTTGTTTCCCATATTTAGGTGAATTTCAACCGACCAAATATCGCGAAAGGTGCCTTTGTTGGATGGAAATGTTCTGGACGGTCggtgtaatattattacctc TAATCGCTTGGTTAATCGTACCGTTGGATCTCAGGTACGAATCAGAAATGTTTCACTTCAAATCTTGGAATCTCTTCGTGGCACTTTGTGCCTTACCTTCAATTGTCTTGGGACTTTGGCTCTTCGCTTTTCCAGAGAGTCCAAAGTTCTTGCTTGAGTGCGGCGAAGCCGACGCTGCCTTGGAAGTATTCAAGTGGATCTATGCTCAAAATACTGGTCAAGATCCTGAGACATACCCA GTTAAGTGCTTACAAGAAAAGACTAACAATAAGGACAAGAGCACGAGGTCGTTGAAActacataagaaaaaagatctgaAAGTTCTTTTTTCGGAGGTTTGGGAATTAACGATGTCTCTTTACAAACCTCCTTATCTTCGTAATACGTTACTTGCTTGCGCTATTCAATTCGGTCTTACTAGCAGTTACTACACTCTTATGGTTTGGTTCCCTGAGTTATTTACTag ATTCGAAGAATTCGAGCATGATAATCCTGGCAAGACCACGTCCGTTTGTATAGTATCAGCGCTTTCAGACAATGCAACCAATTTGGATCCTTATGGATGCGAAACAACGATCGGTGTAAACGTTTATCTGCATACCGTTTATATTGGTCTCGCCTGCATACCCGGTTCCATCATATTACCGATTTTTGTACATAAACTAGGAGCGAAATTTTTTCTAA TCTTATCGCTGCTAGTCTCCGGTGCAGTAACCGTAGGTTTTTATTTCGTCATAAACTCCACTCAGAACCTAATACTATCATGCATCTTTGAAGCTTTAACGTCGCTCGGCATCTCTTTAGTTTATTGCATAATCGTCGACATGTTTCCGACGAATCTCAG GGTAATGGCAGCAGCCTTATCTCTAACGATGGGTCGATTAGGCGCTTTGGTTGGAAATTTAATATTCGgttatttaattgatttagCTTGCATCGTTCCTATAGTGATATTCGCCGCATTTTTGTTTC TATGCGGCTTTTTGTCATTTATACTTCCACGAACGGGAAAAGAAACTCTCGATTAA